One window from the genome of Gopherus evgoodei ecotype Sinaloan lineage chromosome 2, rGopEvg1_v1.p, whole genome shotgun sequence encodes:
- the ARL4A gene encoding ADP-ribosylation factor-like protein 4A — protein sequence MGNGLSDQTPILSSLPSFQCFHIVILGLDSAGKTTVLYRLQFNEFVNTVPTKGFNTEKIKVTLGSSKTVTFHFWDVGGQEKLRPLWKSYTRCTDGIVFVVDSVDIERMEEAKTELHKITRISENQGVPVLIVANKQDLRNSLSLSEIEKMLAMSELSSSTPWHLQPTCAIIGDGLKEGLEKLHDMIIKRRKMLRQQKKKR from the coding sequence ATGGGGAATGGGCTCTCAGACCAGACGCCGATCCTCTCTAGCCTGCCCTCCTTCCAGTGCTTCCACATCGTGATCCTGGGGCTCGACTCGGCGGGCAAGACCACCGTGCTCTACAGGCTGCAGTTCAACGAGTTCGTCAACACTGTGCCAACCAAGGGCTTTAACACGGAGAAGATCAAAGTGACGCTGGGCAGCTCGAAAACGGTCACCTTCCACTTCTGGGACGTGGGAGGCCAGGAGAAGCTGAGGCCCCTGTGGAAGTCCTACACCAGGTGCACGGATGGCATCGTGTTTGTGGTGGACTCTGTCGACATCGAAAGGATGGAGGAAGCCAAGACAGAACTTCATAAAATTACTAGGATATCTGAAAATCAAGGCGTGCCTGTCCTTATAGTGGCTAACAAACAGGACCTGAGgaattccctctctctctcagaaatCGAGAAGATGTTAGCAATGAGCGAGCTGAGCTCTTCTACTCCCTGGCATCTGCAACCTACCTGTGCGATCATAGGGGATGGACTCAAAGAGGGACTTGAAAAACTACATGATATGATAATTAAGCGAAGAAAAATGTTGAGACAGCAGAAAAAGAAGAGATGA